The proteins below come from a single Aegilops tauschii subsp. strangulata cultivar AL8/78 chromosome 6, Aet v6.0, whole genome shotgun sequence genomic window:
- the LOC109760074 gene encoding protein DMP2-like, with protein sequence MASSSSPSSTTIQIHPLTTEEITTATTAAPMPSTRPPPATVMSSVANLAQLLPTGTVLAYQALSPSFTNHGKCETSNQWLTGVLVVVLAILCLFFSFTDSVVGRRDGKLYYGFATLHGFNVFNFSSEEERQEWDDLDQFRRLRLRPLDFVHSFFAAVVFLTVAFSDVGLQNCFFQDAGRNTEELLKNLPMGMAFLSSFVFIIFPTKRKGIGFSDTAPPQKESHAQSDLTTPLLAG encoded by the exons ATggcctcttcttcttctccgtcATCCACGACGATCCAGATACACCCATTGACAACCGAGGAGATAACGACCGCAACCACGGCAGCGCCAATGCCTAGCACAAGGCCACCACCGGCCACGGTCATGTCAAGCGTCGCGAACCTAGCTCAGCTCCTGCCAACTGGCACGGTATTGGCGTACCAGGCGTTGTCGCCGTCCTTCACCAACCACGGCAAGTGCGAGACCTCCAATCAGTGGCTCACAGGGGTGCTGGTTGTCGTCCTCGCCATCTTGTGCCTATTCTTCTCCTTCACTGACAGCGTTGTCGGTCGCCGAGATGGAAAGCTATACTATGGCTTCGCCACACTGCATGGCTTCAACGTTTTCAACTTCTCCAGCGAGGAGGAGAGGCAGGAGTGGGACGATCTCGACCAGTTCCGGAGGCTCCGCCTCCGGCCGCTGGACTTCGTGCACTCCTTCTTCGCAGCGGTGGTTTTCCTCACGGTAGCTTTCAGCGACGTGGGGCTGCAGAATTGTTTCTTTCAGGATGCCGGCAGGAACACCGAGGAGCTGCTCAAGAATTTGCCCATGGGCATGGCGTTTCTCTCCAGTTTTGTGTTCATCATCTTCCCCACCAAAAGGAAAGGCATTGGATTCAGTGACACCGCTCCTCCCCAGAAG GAAAGTCATGCTCAATCGGATTTGACGACACCGCTCCTCGCTGGCTAG